A genomic segment from Marmota flaviventris isolate mMarFla1 chromosome 7, mMarFla1.hap1, whole genome shotgun sequence encodes:
- the Pou4f2 gene encoding POU domain, class 4, transcription factor 2, translating to MMMMSLNSKQAFSMPHGGSLHVEPKYSALHSASPGSSAPAAPSASSPSSSSNAGGGGGGGGGGGGRSSSSSSSGSSGGGGGGGGSEAMRRACLPTPPSNIFGGLDESLLARAEALAAVDIVSQTKSHHHHPPHHSPFKPDATYHTMNTIPCTSAASSSSVPISHPSALAGTHHHHHHHHHHHHQPHQALEGELLEHLSPGLALGAMAGPDGAVVSTPAHAPHMATMNPMHQAALSMAHAHGLPSHMGCMSDVDADPRDLEAFAERFKQRRIKLGVTQADVGSALANLKIPGVGSLSQSTICRFESLTLSHNNMIALKPILQAWLEEAEKSHREKLTKPELFNGAEKKRKRTSIAAPEKRSLEAYFAIQPRPSSEKIAAIAEKLDLKKNVVRVWFCNQRQKQKRMKYSAGI from the exons atgatgatgatgtccCTAAACAGCAAGCAGGCGTTCAGCATGCCGCACGGCGGCAGCCTGCACGTGGAGCCCAAGTACTCTGCACTGCACAGCGCCTCGCCCGGCTCCTCGGCGCCCGCGGCGCCCTCAGCCAGCTCCCCCAGCAGCTCCAGCAATGCTGGCGGCGGTGGTGGCGGCGGAGGCGGCGGCGGAGGCCGGAGCAGCAGCTCCAGTAGCAGTGGCAGCAGCGGCGGCGGAGGCGGCGGCGGGGGCTCAGAGGCGATGCGGAGAGCTTGTCTTCCAACCCCACCG AGCAATATATTCGGCGGGCTGGATGAGAGTCTGCTGGCCCGTGCCGAGGCTCTGGCCGCCGTGGACATCGTCTCCCAGACCAAGagtcaccaccaccacccgcCCCACCACAGCCCCTTCAAGCCGGACGCCACTTACCACACCATGAACACCATCCCGTGCACGTCGGCTGCCTCTTCTTCATCTGTACCCATCTCGCACCCGTCTGCACTGGCCggcacccaccaccaccaccatcaccaccatcaccaccaccaccagccgCACCAGGCGCTCGAAGGCGAGCTGCTGGAGCACCTGAGTCCCGGGCTGGCCCTGGGTGCCATGGCTGGCCCCGACGGCGCGGTGGTGTCCACGCCGGCTCATGCTCCGCACATGGCCACCATGAACCCCATGCACCAAGCAGCGCTCAGCATGGCCCATGCGCACGGTCTGCCCTCGCACATGGGCTGCATGAGCGACGTGGACGCCGACCCGCGGGACCTGGAGGCGTTCGCCGAGCGCTTCAAGCAGCGACGTATCAAGCTGGGGGTGACCCAGGCAGATGTCGGTTCCGCGCTAGCCAACCTCAAAATCCCCGGCGTGGGCTCGCTTAGCCAGAGCACCATCTGCAGGTTCGAGTCTCTCACGCTGTCACACAACAACATGATCGCGCTCAAACCCATCCTGCAGGcttggctggaggaggcagagaagTCCCACCGCGAGAAGCTCACCAAGCCTGAGCTCTTCAATGGCGCTGAGAAGAAGCGCAAGCGCACGTCCATAGCTGCGCCTGAGAAGCGTTCGCTTGAAGCCTACTTTGCCATCCAGCCGCGACCCTCCTCGGAGAAGATCGCCGCCATAGCAGAGAAGCTGGATCTTAAGAAAAACGTGGTGCGCGTCTGGTTCTGCAACCAGaggcagaaacagaaaagaatgaaatattccgCCGGCATATAG